A part of Rhipicephalus microplus isolate Deutch F79 chromosome 8, USDA_Rmic, whole genome shotgun sequence genomic DNA contains:
- the LOC119164422 gene encoding tubulin beta chain, whose product MREIVHIQAGQCGNQIGAKFWEVISDEHGIDPTGSYHGDSDLQLERINVYYNEASGGKYVPRAILVDLEPGTMDSVRSGPFGQLFRPDNFVFGQSGAGNNWAKGHYTEGAELVDSVLDVVRKEAEGCDCLQGFQLTHSLGGGTGSGMGTLLISKIREEYPDRIMNTFSVVPSPKVSDTVVEPYNATLSVHQLVENTDETFCIDNEALYDICFRTLKLTTPTYGDLNHLVSATMSGVTTCLRFPGQLNADLRKLAVNMVPFPRLHFFMPGFAPLTARGSQQYRALTVPELTQQMFDAKNMMAACDPRHGRYLTVAAIFRGRMSMREVDEQMLNVQNKNSSYFVEWIPNNVKTAVCDIPPRGLKMSATFIGNSTAIQELFKRISEQFTAMFRRKAFLHWYTGEGMDEMEFTEAESNMNDLVSEYQQYQEATADEEGEFEDEPEADAEA is encoded by the exons ATGCGCGAGATTGTTCACATCCAGGCTGGCCAGTGCGGCAACCAGATCGGAGCTAAG TTCTGGGAAGTCATCTCGGACGAGCATGGCATTGACCCCACTGGCAGCTACCATGGGGACTCGGACCTGCAGCTAGAGCGAATTAATGTCTACTACAATGAGGCTTCTG gAGGCAAATATGTACCACGTGCCATCCTTGTCGACCTGGAGCCTGGCACCATGGACTCCGTGCGGTCAGGTCCTTTTGGGCAACTCTTCAGGCCAGACAACTTCGTCTTTG GCCAGAGTGGTGCAGGCAACAACTGGGCCAAGGGCCACTACACAGAAGGTGCCGAGCTCGTGGACTCCGTTCTTGACGTTGTCCGCAAGGAGGCAGAGGGTTGCGACTGCCTGCAGGGCTTCCAGCTCACGCACTCGCTTGGCGGTGGCACAGGCTCGGGCATGGGCACCTTGCTCATTTCAAAGATCCGCGAGGAGTACCCCGACCGCATCATGAACACCTTCTCGGTCGTCCCCTCGCCCAAGGTGTCCGACACCGTCGTCGAGCCGTACAATGCTACTCTCTCCGTTCACCAGCTCGTCGAGAACACGGATGAGACCTTCTGTATCGACAATGAGGCACTGTATGACATCTGCTTCCGCACGCTGAAGCTCACCACGCCCACGTACGGAGACCTCAACCATCTCGTGTCTGCAACGATGTCCGGTGTCACAACTTGCCTTAG GTTCCCAGGTCAGCTGAATGCTGATCTGCGCAAGCTGGCAGTCAACATGGTCCCATTCCCCCGTCTCCACTTCTTCATGCCTGGCTTCGCCCCGCTCACCGCCCGGGGCTCTCAGCAGTACCGCGCCCTGACCGTGCCCGAGCTGACCCAACAAATGTTCGACGCCAAGAACATGATGGCGGCATGCGACCCGAGGCACGGGCGCTACCTCACAGTGGCGGCCATCTTCCGCGGCCGCATGAGCATGAGAGAGGTGGACGAGCAGATGCTCAACGTTCAGAACAAGAACTCCTCCTACTTCGTCGAGTGGATCCCGAACAATGTCAAGACGGCCGTGTGCGACATTCCACCTCGCGGGCTCAAGATGTCCGCCACGTTCATCGGAAACAGCACTGCCATCCAAGAGCTCTTCAAGCGAATCTCTGAACAATTCACAG CCATGTTCCGCCGAAAGGCTTTCCTCCATTGGTACACGGGAGAGGGCATGGACGAGATGGAGTTCACGGAGGCAGAGTCTAACATGAACGACCTGGTCTCGGAGTACCAGCAGTACCAGGAGGCCACCGCAGACGAGGAGGGAGAGTTCGAGGACGAACCAGAGGCTGATGCCGAGGCTTAG